One Gammaproteobacteria bacterium genomic region harbors:
- the rpsO gene encoding 30S ribosomal protein S15 translates to MALNAEQKSEIISQFQRAPSDTGSPEVQIALLSARINQLSQHFDSHQKDHHSRRGLLRMVNQRRQLLDYLKKVDQERYQSLIGRLGLRR, encoded by the coding sequence ATGGCCCTCAACGCGGAACAAAAATCCGAGATCATCTCACAGTTCCAACGAGCCCCGTCCGATACGGGCTCTCCGGAAGTCCAGATCGCGCTGCTGTCGGCACGGATCAATCAGCTTTCCCAGCATTTCGATAGTCATCAGAAGGACCATCACTCGCGCCGCGGATTGCTGCGAATGGTGAATCAGCGCCGCCAGCTTCTGGACTATCTGAAGAAGGTCGATCAGGAGCGCTATCAGAGCTTGATCGGCCGTCTCGGTTTGAGGCGCTAG
- the gluQRS gene encoding tRNA glutamyl-Q(34) synthetase GluQRS, translating into MSYVGRFAPSPTGPLHFGSLLTAVASFLHARQAGGAWLVRIEDIDPPREVPGAAAGILRTLEAMELHWDGPVLYQSTRLEAYADALWQLVDRGAAFHCSCTRRDLRTPAVVGGAPSGYPGTCRNRRHHGRPTAVRMRVDGGWEPFTDALQGRVEPLAPTGYGDYLIWRRDGLPAYHLAVVVDDGYQGVTSVVRGRDLLECVPAQRHLQRALGLPTPAYFHLPVVVTAEGQKLSKQTGARAIDASEGGRLAADVLARLGAPVPRDLVGAAPRVLWEWAAGEWRIDALAGIKEVPDRA; encoded by the coding sequence ATGTCCTACGTCGGCCGGTTTGCGCCGTCACCCACCGGCCCTCTGCACTTCGGATCGCTGCTCACCGCGGTGGCGAGCTTCCTGCATGCCCGTCAAGCGGGCGGCGCCTGGCTCGTGCGCATCGAGGATATCGACCCGCCGCGCGAAGTGCCCGGTGCGGCCGCCGGAATCCTGCGGACGCTCGAGGCCATGGAGCTTCACTGGGACGGCCCCGTGCTCTATCAAAGCACGCGGCTCGAGGCCTACGCGGACGCCCTGTGGCAACTGGTCGATCGAGGGGCCGCCTTTCACTGCAGCTGCACGCGGCGGGACCTGCGCACGCCGGCCGTGGTCGGCGGCGCCCCTTCGGGCTACCCGGGGACGTGCCGCAATCGCCGTCATCACGGCCGGCCGACCGCCGTGCGCATGCGCGTCGACGGGGGATGGGAGCCGTTCACGGATGCGCTTCAGGGGCGCGTCGAACCGCTCGCTCCCACAGGCTACGGCGACTATCTAATCTGGCGGCGCGACGGCCTCCCCGCCTACCACCTCGCCGTCGTCGTCGATGACGGATACCAGGGGGTCACCTCGGTCGTCAGGGGGCGCGACCTGCTCGAGTGCGTGCCGGCGCAGCGGCACCTTCAGCGCGCGCTCGGCCTGCCGACGCCGGCCTACTTCCATCTGCCGGTCGTCGTCACCGCCGAGGGGCAGAAGCTCTCGAAGCAGACGGGCGCCCGGGCGATCGACGCCTCCGAGGGAGGCCGCCTCGCCGCCGACGTGCTCGCCCGGCTCGGCGCGCCCGTGCCGCGCGATCTCGTCGGCGCCGCGCCGCGCGTGCTGTGGGAGTGGGCGGCCGGCGAGTGGCGGATCGACGCGCTCGCGGGGATCAAGGAGGTGCCGGACCGCGCCTGA
- a CDS encoding cell division protein ZipA C-terminal FtsZ-binding domain-containing protein gives MTELRWVLLALGVSLVVGVYLWGKGLFKRNASAGRPKAKRAEPRISPELSPEEVLLAPLGQLDGEDVPDAEAVPESAEPERPEHEAAPPKPPRRSGPPEKVVALRFVPRSHELDGEEAVLALREAGLEHGRYGIFHYQDESCPSEAKFSVANLTEPGSFDLDHIAGQSLAGMSFFMVLPGSGDPVDRFDAMVSTARALALQFDAELFDDAGSSWSIQRERYVREELIRYRLQLAQP, from the coding sequence ATGACCGAGTTGCGCTGGGTACTGCTGGCTCTGGGCGTCTCACTCGTCGTCGGCGTCTATCTTTGGGGCAAAGGCCTCTTCAAGCGTAACGCCTCCGCGGGCCGCCCGAAGGCGAAGCGGGCCGAGCCGCGCATCTCACCGGAGCTGTCGCCGGAGGAAGTGCTGCTGGCGCCGCTCGGGCAGCTCGATGGTGAGGATGTGCCCGATGCGGAGGCTGTCCCCGAAAGCGCGGAGCCCGAGCGTCCCGAGCACGAGGCTGCTCCCCCGAAGCCCCCGAGGCGCTCCGGGCCTCCGGAGAAGGTCGTAGCGCTTCGTTTCGTTCCGCGCAGCCACGAGCTGGACGGCGAGGAAGCCGTGCTGGCCCTGCGCGAGGCGGGCCTCGAGCACGGCCGTTACGGCATATTTCATTACCAGGACGAGTCCTGCCCGAGCGAGGCGAAATTCAGCGTGGCGAACCTGACCGAGCCGGGCTCCTTCGATCTCGACCATATCGCGGGGCAGTCGCTGGCGGGGATGAGCTTTTTCATGGTGCTGCCGGGCTCCGGTGATCCGGTGGATCGCTTCGACGCGATGGTGAGCACGGCGCGCGCGCTCGCGTTGCAGTTCGACGCCGAGCTGTTCGACGACGCCGGAAGCTCTTGGAGCATCCAAAGAGAGCGGTACGTCCGCGAAGAGCTCATTCGCTATCGCCTTCAGCTCGCGCAACCCTGA
- the smc gene encoding chromosome segregation protein SMC, producing MRLSKIKLAGFKTFVDPTTIKFPSNLMGIVGPNGCGKSNVIDAIRWVLGETSAKTLRGDSMADVIFNGSSTRKPVGQASVELVFDNSDRTITGAYADYAEVAVRRVVSRDGTSQYYLNGGRCRRKDITHILLGTGLGSNGYSIIEQGMISRLVEAKPEELRAFLEEAAGISKYKERRRETEHRIRHTRENLERLADLRDEIEKQLSHLQRQARAAERYKELKSEQRRVTAELLALRLKTLREEVAEQDRVLAERREALDAALAAERDAESASEQLRHELAERGEALNAVQGDYYRVGAEIARLEQSIRHRKDLMRRQREDLDSTEQQLEEIRSHVANDQLELEQLELALEELNPGLEEAKANRAASEEALRRAEGAMEAWREQWERAARETSNVESAAQVEEARLEQLTSQRDRLIKELERQNGERSALSFEQIEERLERLIAEEETQQSACAESSRVLDAVWQQIQQLRQQDKEISAHLDELRAQLQNDRGRLASLEALQEAALGGTPKEADGWLENVPIADRRYLAERLVVEPGWERAVETVLGGYLQAVSVQALDVVADRLANLSEGGIVLLEEAQPLPPPAAGEPRWLADLVKAPPAARSLLAGVRVAPSLEAAFAIRRELADGESVVTPEGIWLGRHYLRINRSDDPELGVIARGEEIARLKMQTGTTAARADDVARALAETRSRLEQLEEARKQAQVESTERQQRHTEIKTQLESARAELEQARGRAEALDRTIAELEAERDTLDAKLEGCRARREEAARALEALAEQRAGLEQERDRHQAVLAEARERAEHDRQRAQELAIKVESRRNSKESASAALARVQSQQQHLLKRRDELRSQLEAAVEPLSEEEGTLGRLLDERGAVETRLAEARTGVEALDTRLREVEDRRNAAHRAVADARDAADNVRLAAREAQVRLETVAEQFEETGFELDAILAELPESASTEEWHESLESLERKIQRLGAINLAAIDEFQEQSERKKYLDAQFADLTEALETLENAIRKIDRETRSRFKETFDNANQGLGRLFPRLFGGGHAYLELDGEDLLDSGVTVMARPPGKRNSTIHLLSGGEKALTAVALVFSIFELNPAPFCLLDEVDAPLDDANVGRFSEIVKEMSDQVQFVLITHNKTTMEAMHQLSGVTMNEPGVSRLVAVDLDEAVRLAAM from the coding sequence ATGCGCCTGAGTAAGATCAAGCTCGCGGGCTTCAAGACGTTCGTCGATCCCACGACGATCAAGTTTCCCAGCAACCTCATGGGCATCGTCGGTCCGAACGGCTGCGGCAAGTCGAACGTCATCGACGCGATTCGCTGGGTGCTCGGTGAGACGTCGGCGAAGACGCTGCGCGGCGACTCCATGGCAGACGTGATCTTCAACGGCTCGAGCACGCGTAAGCCGGTGGGGCAGGCGAGCGTCGAGCTCGTGTTCGACAACTCCGATCGCACGATCACCGGCGCATACGCCGACTACGCGGAAGTGGCGGTCCGCCGCGTCGTCTCGCGCGACGGCACGTCGCAGTACTACTTGAACGGGGGACGCTGCCGAAGAAAGGACATCACCCACATTCTGCTCGGCACGGGTCTCGGGTCGAACGGGTACTCGATCATCGAGCAGGGCATGATCTCGAGGCTCGTCGAAGCGAAGCCCGAGGAGCTGCGCGCGTTCCTCGAGGAAGCGGCGGGGATTTCCAAGTATAAGGAGCGGCGGCGCGAAACCGAGCACCGCATACGCCACACCCGCGAGAATCTCGAGCGTCTCGCCGACCTGCGGGACGAGATCGAGAAGCAGCTGAGCCATCTACAGCGGCAGGCGAGGGCCGCGGAGCGGTACAAGGAGCTGAAGAGCGAGCAGCGCCGCGTGACCGCGGAGCTCCTCGCGCTGCGTCTGAAGACGCTGCGGGAGGAGGTCGCGGAGCAGGACCGTGTCCTCGCGGAGCGGCGCGAAGCGCTCGACGCGGCGCTCGCGGCCGAGCGCGATGCCGAATCCGCCTCCGAGCAACTGCGGCACGAGCTCGCCGAGCGCGGCGAGGCGCTGAACGCCGTGCAGGGCGACTACTATCGCGTCGGCGCCGAAATCGCCCGCCTCGAGCAGTCCATTCGGCACCGCAAGGACCTGATGCGCCGGCAACGGGAGGATCTCGATTCCACCGAGCAGCAGCTCGAAGAGATTCGCTCGCACGTGGCGAACGACCAGCTCGAGCTCGAGCAGCTCGAGCTCGCCCTCGAGGAGCTGAATCCGGGCCTCGAGGAAGCGAAGGCGAACCGTGCCGCGTCGGAGGAAGCGCTTCGCCGGGCCGAGGGTGCGATGGAGGCGTGGCGCGAGCAGTGGGAGCGCGCGGCGCGCGAGACGTCGAACGTCGAAAGCGCCGCACAAGTCGAAGAGGCTCGGCTCGAGCAGCTCACGTCGCAGCGCGACCGTCTGATCAAGGAGCTCGAGAGGCAAAACGGCGAGCGTTCCGCCTTGAGCTTTGAGCAGATCGAGGAGCGGCTCGAGCGGCTCATCGCCGAGGAGGAGACGCAGCAATCGGCCTGCGCGGAATCGTCGCGAGTGCTCGACGCCGTGTGGCAACAGATCCAGCAGCTGCGTCAGCAGGACAAAGAGATTTCCGCGCACCTCGACGAGCTGCGCGCGCAGCTTCAAAACGATCGCGGCCGGCTGGCATCGCTCGAGGCGCTTCAGGAAGCGGCGCTCGGTGGAACGCCCAAGGAGGCGGACGGCTGGCTCGAGAACGTGCCGATCGCCGATCGGAGATACCTGGCCGAGCGGCTCGTCGTCGAGCCCGGCTGGGAGCGGGCCGTGGAGACAGTGCTCGGCGGCTACCTTCAGGCGGTCAGCGTGCAAGCGCTCGACGTCGTCGCCGATCGGCTGGCGAACCTGTCCGAAGGCGGCATCGTCCTCCTCGAGGAGGCGCAGCCGTTACCGCCGCCCGCCGCCGGGGAGCCGCGGTGGCTCGCGGATCTGGTCAAGGCGCCGCCTGCCGCGCGCTCGTTGCTCGCGGGCGTCCGCGTCGCGCCGTCGCTCGAAGCGGCCTTCGCCATCAGGAGGGAGCTGGCGGACGGCGAAAGCGTCGTCACGCCCGAAGGCATATGGCTCGGCAGGCATTACTTGCGGATCAATCGCAGCGACGATCCGGAGCTCGGCGTCATCGCGCGAGGCGAAGAGATCGCGCGGCTGAAAATGCAGACCGGGACCACTGCGGCGCGGGCCGACGACGTGGCACGCGCCCTCGCCGAAACGCGCAGCCGCCTCGAGCAGCTCGAAGAGGCGCGCAAGCAAGCGCAAGTCGAGTCCACGGAGCGCCAGCAGCGCCACACCGAGATCAAGACGCAGCTCGAGTCGGCGCGCGCCGAGCTCGAGCAGGCGCGCGGCCGCGCCGAGGCTCTCGACCGCACCATCGCCGAGCTCGAGGCGGAGCGCGACACGCTCGATGCCAAGCTCGAGGGTTGCCGCGCACGCCGTGAGGAGGCCGCCCGTGCGCTCGAAGCGCTCGCCGAGCAGCGCGCCGGGCTCGAGCAAGAGCGCGACCGACACCAGGCGGTGCTCGCGGAAGCCCGGGAGCGGGCGGAGCACGACCGACAGCGGGCACAGGAATTGGCCATCAAGGTCGAGTCGCGGCGCAACTCCAAGGAGTCGGCGAGCGCCGCGCTCGCCCGCGTGCAGTCGCAGCAACAGCATCTGCTCAAGCGTCGCGACGAGCTCCGTAGCCAGCTCGAGGCAGCGGTGGAGCCGCTGTCGGAGGAAGAGGGCACGCTCGGGAGGCTTCTGGACGAGCGCGGAGCCGTGGAGACGCGCCTCGCCGAGGCGCGGACCGGGGTCGAGGCTCTGGACACGCGGCTACGCGAGGTCGAGGATCGGCGCAATGCGGCTCACCGCGCGGTCGCCGACGCGCGCGACGCGGCGGACAACGTCCGGCTCGCCGCACGTGAAGCGCAAGTCCGGCTGGAGACCGTGGCAGAGCAGTTCGAGGAGACGGGTTTCGAGCTCGACGCGATCCTCGCGGAGCTGCCCGAGAGCGCGTCCACGGAGGAGTGGCATGAGTCGCTCGAGTCGCTCGAGCGCAAGATTCAGCGCCTCGGCGCGATCAACCTCGCGGCCATCGACGAGTTTCAGGAGCAGTCGGAGCGGAAGAAGTACCTCGACGCGCAGTTCGCGGATCTCACGGAAGCGCTCGAGACTCTGGAGAATGCCATTCGCAAGATCGACCGCGAGACGCGGTCGCGCTTCAAGGAGACTTTCGACAACGCCAATCAAGGGTTGGGCCGGCTGTTTCCGCGGCTCTTCGGCGGAGGGCACGCGTACCTCGAGCTCGACGGGGAAGATCTCCTCGACTCCGGCGTCACGGTCATGGCTCGGCCGCCGGGCAAGAGGAACAGCACGATTCACCTTCTTTCGGGCGGCGAGAAGGCGCTCACGGCAGTGGCGTTGGTGTTTTCCATTTTCGAGCTCAATCCCGCTCCGTTCTGCTTGCTCGACGAGGTCGACGCGCCGCTCGACGATGCGAACGTGGGACGCTTCAGCGAGATCGTCAAGGAAATGTCGGACCAGGTGCAATTCGTTCTGATCACGCACAACAAGACGACGATGGAAGCCATGCACCAGCTCAGCGGCGTGACGATGAACGAGCCCGGTGTTTCGCGCCTCGTGGCTGTGGATCTCGATGAAGCGGTACGACTTGCTGCAATGTAA
- the rbfA gene encoding 30S ribosome-binding factor RbfA: protein MTQGTRRLRVAAEVQRLLNELLRVEVKDPRLNGVTVNEVEMSGDLSVAKVYYTTLDPDQDDKEAQAGFAKAAGFLRSRIGQAVRLRRTPELLFFRDVSARRGAELTRLIDSLREEPEPPQSDSEPED, encoded by the coding sequence ATGACGCAGGGAACCAGAAGGCTGCGGGTCGCGGCCGAGGTGCAGCGCTTGTTGAACGAGCTCCTGCGGGTGGAGGTCAAGGATCCGCGGCTCAATGGCGTCACGGTCAATGAAGTCGAGATGAGCGGAGACCTGAGCGTCGCGAAGGTCTACTACACTACGCTCGATCCGGACCAGGACGACAAGGAAGCACAGGCGGGCTTCGCGAAAGCCGCCGGTTTTTTACGCAGCCGCATAGGTCAGGCCGTACGGCTGCGACGCACACCGGAGCTGCTTTTCTTTCGCGACGTGAGCGCGCGGCGCGGCGCCGAGCTCACGCGTCTCATCGACAGCCTTCGAGAGGAGCCCGAGCCGCCGCAGTCGGACAGCGAGCCCGAAGATTGA
- the queF gene encoding preQ(1) synthase yields the protein MQTPSQAILETFPNPQADRDYTIRIRVPEFTCLCPKTGQPDFATLHLEYVPDAECVELKSLKLYVWSYRNQGAFHEAVTNRIADDLVERLAPRFLRLTAEFNVRGGIYTTVVVEHRRPGWEGAVPPPPRVRNGDFL from the coding sequence ATGCAGACGCCGTCTCAGGCGATTCTCGAAACCTTCCCGAACCCGCAGGCGGATCGTGACTACACGATCCGGATCCGCGTTCCGGAGTTCACCTGTCTGTGCCCGAAGACCGGGCAGCCGGACTTCGCCACGCTTCACCTGGAGTACGTGCCGGACGCCGAATGCGTGGAGCTGAAGTCCCTGAAGCTGTACGTTTGGTCGTACAGGAACCAAGGCGCCTTCCACGAGGCCGTCACGAACCGGATAGCGGACGACCTTGTCGAGCGCCTCGCCCCCCGTTTTCTGCGCCTCACGGCGGAATTCAATGTCCGCGGCGGCATCTACACGACGGTCGTCGTCGAGCACCGGCGGCCGGGCTGGGAGGGGGCCGTTCCTCCCCCTCCGAGGGTGCGAAACGGAGACTTCCTCTAG
- the pnp gene encoding polyribonucleotide nucleotidyltransferase → MVKVTRTFKYGAHDVTLETGAVARQADGAVMVSMSDTVVLVTAVGEKKDVEGRDFFPLTVNYQEKTYAAGRIPGGFFKREGRPSEKETLTSRLIDRPIRPLFPEGFQREVQVIATVLSMNPEVDPDIPAMLGASAALALSGLPFLGPIGAARVGYRDGQYLLNPTFGELAESQLDLVVAGTEKAVLMVESAAKVLSEEVMLGAVVFGHEQMQVAIRAIKSLAEEAARPPIEWSKPVTDEALARSVEEAVADRLAEAYGVAEKQARRDRIAALRQECIAALADPESSTWTAAQVEAQFQRLEKRIVRGRILRGEPRIDGRDARTVRPIRVEVGVLPRTHGSALFTRGETQALVVTTLGTGRDAQIIDALEGERREPFMLHYNFPPYSVGETGFIGSPKRREIGHGRLARRGVEAVMPKMDTFPYVIRVVSEITESNGSSSMATVCGTSLSLMDAGVPIKAAVAGVAMGLIKEGDDYTVLTDILGDEDHLGDMDFKVAGTAEGVTALQMDIKIEGITKEIMGKALEQAREGRLHILEEMNKVLAKPREQMSDWAPSIITIKIDPEKIRDVIGKGGAVIRAITEETGATIDIENDGTVKIASVDAASGRAARERIELITAEVEVGRVYEGKVVRLMDFGAFVAILPGKDGLVHISQISNERVERVSDKLHEGDIVKVKVLEVDRQGRIRLSMRDVG, encoded by the coding sequence ATCGTGAAAGTCACCAGAACATTCAAGTACGGCGCCCACGACGTCACACTGGAAACAGGCGCCGTCGCGCGCCAAGCCGACGGCGCCGTGATGGTCAGCATGTCCGATACCGTCGTGCTCGTGACGGCCGTGGGGGAGAAGAAGGACGTCGAGGGTCGCGACTTCTTTCCGCTGACCGTGAACTACCAGGAGAAGACGTATGCCGCCGGGCGCATTCCCGGCGGCTTCTTCAAGCGCGAAGGGCGTCCGAGCGAGAAGGAGACGCTGACGTCGCGTCTGATCGACCGGCCGATTCGGCCGCTCTTCCCCGAGGGGTTCCAGCGCGAGGTGCAGGTCATCGCGACCGTGCTGTCGATGAACCCGGAGGTGGATCCCGACATCCCCGCGATGCTCGGCGCTTCCGCCGCGCTCGCGCTTTCCGGGTTGCCGTTCCTCGGGCCGATCGGCGCCGCGCGCGTCGGCTACCGCGACGGGCAGTATCTGCTGAATCCGACCTTCGGCGAGCTCGCGGAATCGCAGCTCGACCTCGTCGTCGCCGGCACCGAAAAGGCCGTGCTGATGGTCGAATCGGCGGCGAAAGTGCTGTCCGAGGAGGTCATGCTCGGCGCCGTCGTCTTCGGCCACGAGCAGATGCAAGTCGCGATTCGCGCGATCAAGTCCCTCGCCGAAGAGGCCGCCCGGCCGCCCATCGAGTGGTCGAAGCCCGTCACGGACGAAGCGCTCGCGAGGTCGGTGGAAGAGGCGGTCGCCGATCGGCTTGCGGAAGCGTACGGCGTGGCGGAGAAGCAAGCGCGGCGGGATCGAATCGCGGCGCTGCGGCAGGAGTGCATCGCGGCCCTCGCCGATCCCGAGTCCTCCACTTGGACGGCGGCGCAGGTCGAAGCGCAGTTTCAACGTCTCGAGAAGCGCATCGTTCGGGGCCGGATTCTGCGCGGTGAGCCGCGCATCGACGGCCGCGACGCCCGCACGGTCCGGCCGATTCGCGTAGAGGTCGGCGTGCTGCCTCGGACTCACGGCTCGGCTCTCTTCACGCGCGGCGAGACCCAGGCGCTCGTCGTCACCACTCTCGGCACCGGCCGCGACGCGCAGATCATCGATGCGCTCGAGGGCGAGCGACGCGAGCCCTTCATGCTCCATTACAACTTCCCTCCGTACAGCGTCGGGGAGACCGGCTTCATCGGCTCCCCGAAGCGGCGCGAGATCGGTCATGGCCGGCTCGCGCGCAGGGGCGTCGAAGCGGTGATGCCGAAGATGGACACGTTCCCGTATGTCATCCGTGTGGTGTCCGAGATCACCGAGTCGAACGGCTCGAGCTCGATGGCCACCGTCTGCGGAACGAGCCTGTCGCTGATGGATGCCGGCGTGCCGATCAAGGCGGCCGTCGCGGGCGTTGCGATGGGGCTCATCAAGGAGGGCGACGACTACACCGTTCTCACCGACATCCTCGGCGACGAGGACCATCTCGGCGACATGGACTTCAAAGTCGCCGGCACCGCCGAGGGCGTCACCGCCCTGCAGATGGATATCAAGATCGAGGGCATCACGAAGGAGATCATGGGCAAGGCGCTCGAGCAGGCGCGCGAGGGCCGGCTGCACATTCTCGAGGAGATGAACAAGGTGCTCGCAAAGCCGCGCGAGCAAATGTCGGACTGGGCGCCGAGCATCATCACGATCAAGATCGATCCGGAGAAGATTCGCGACGTGATCGGCAAGGGCGGCGCCGTGATCCGCGCGATCACGGAAGAGACGGGCGCTACGATCGACATCGAGAACGACGGCACCGTCAAGATCGCCTCGGTGGATGCCGCTTCGGGCCGAGCGGCCCGCGAGCGCATCGAGCTGATCACGGCGGAGGTCGAAGTCGGCCGAGTGTACGAGGGCAAGGTCGTCCGGCTGATGGATTTCGGCGCGTTCGTCGCGATCCTTCCGGGCAAGGACGGGCTCGTGCACATCTCGCAGATCTCGAACGAGAGAGTGGAGCGAGTCAGCGACAAGCTCCACGAAGGCGATATCGTCAAGGTGAAAGTGCTCGAAGTGGACCGGCAGGGGCGCATCCGCCTCAGCATGCGCGACGTCGGCTGA
- the truB gene encoding tRNA pseudouridine(55) synthase TruB, translating into MGNRRRPGRDVTGILLLDKPRGSTSNRALQQAKRLFRAAKAGHTGSLDPLATGMLPICFGAATKLAGYLLDARKTYSVTAELGVATDTGDADGAVTARSDAPAPSEARLRTALAAFVGEIEQTPPMHSALKHDGRRLYELARRGVVVERKPRRVRIFAATLDEYVWPRCRFTVTCSKGTYIRSLVADLASEAGTLGHVAALRRLAVEPFREADMVGLEALEAAAASGLSALDAFLLPLDAALPDWPSVEVDAADALRLSQGQAVPAGPAWPRGLVRIQARGAGMIGIGEVLPEGRLAPRRWLA; encoded by the coding sequence ATGGGAAACAGACGACGGCCGGGCCGCGACGTCACCGGTATCCTGCTGCTCGACAAGCCCCGCGGATCGACCTCCAACCGTGCGCTGCAGCAGGCGAAGCGTCTCTTTCGGGCGGCCAAGGCGGGGCACACGGGCAGCCTCGACCCGCTCGCGACCGGGATGCTGCCGATCTGCTTCGGTGCGGCGACGAAGCTCGCGGGCTACCTCCTCGACGCGCGCAAGACGTACTCGGTGACCGCCGAGCTCGGCGTCGCCACCGACACCGGCGACGCGGACGGCGCAGTCACCGCACGCTCGGACGCGCCGGCGCCGAGCGAGGCGCGGCTGCGGACGGCGCTCGCCGCGTTCGTCGGCGAGATCGAGCAGACACCGCCGATGCACTCGGCGCTGAAGCACGACGGCCGGCGTCTCTACGAGCTCGCAAGGCGAGGCGTCGTCGTCGAGCGCAAGCCGCGCCGCGTGCGCATCTTCGCGGCCACGCTCGACGAGTACGTATGGCCCCGTTGCCGTTTCACGGTGACCTGCTCGAAGGGAACTTACATTCGCTCCCTGGTCGCCGATCTCGCGAGCGAGGCGGGCACGCTCGGCCACGTCGCAGCTCTGCGCCGCCTCGCGGTCGAGCCGTTCCGGGAAGCGGACATGGTCGGCCTCGAAGCCCTCGAGGCCGCGGCGGCCTCCGGGCTCTCGGCGCTGGATGCCTTCCTGCTGCCGCTCGACGCCGCGCTGCCCGACTGGCCGAGCGTCGAGGTCGACGCGGCGGACGCGCTGCGATTGTCACAAGGGCAGGCCGTGCCGGCCGGGCCGGCTTGGCCTCGCGGGCTCGTCCGTATCCAGGCGCGAGGCGCAGGCATGATCGGCATCGGCGAGGTGTTGCCGGAGGGACGGCTCGCCCCTCGTCGTTGGCTTGCATGA
- the dksA gene encoding RNA polymerase-binding protein DksA: MSEAQLEHFRNILLAWKRELMEEVDRTVLHMKDDAANFPDPNDRATQESEFGLELRTRDRERKLLKKIDAALQRIEDGTYGYCEETGDEIGLRRLEARPVATLCVEAQERRELAERQFRDREDYYR, from the coding sequence ATGAGCGAGGCACAGCTCGAGCACTTCCGTAACATTCTGCTCGCGTGGAAGCGTGAGCTGATGGAGGAAGTGGATCGAACGGTGCTGCACATGAAGGACGACGCCGCGAACTTCCCGGACCCGAACGATCGCGCCACGCAGGAATCGGAGTTCGGCCTGGAGCTGCGCACCCGCGACCGCGAGCGAAAGCTGCTGAAGAAAATCGACGCTGCGCTGCAGCGGATCGAGGACGGCACGTACGGCTACTGCGAGGAGACGGGCGACGAGATCGGTCTGCGCCGTCTCGAGGCCCGCCCGGTCGCCACCCTGTGCGTCGAGGCCCAGGAGCGGCGCGAGCTGGCCGAGCGGCAGTTCCGTGACCGCGAGGACTATTACCGGTAG